A stretch of Triticum aestivum cultivar Chinese Spring chromosome 1D, IWGSC CS RefSeq v2.1, whole genome shotgun sequence DNA encodes these proteins:
- the LOC123181960 gene encoding uncharacterized protein: MPHINSAPRLRDRRRPTSATRMTPPPPSIIGNAASDKPSSGSHHSRTDLQVLPHTREGGVAVADMAIGDLHILSRPLPFKAQFVPKALRFHRNLAATGKAHFETQRKPSSVDPFPIAPMRQ, translated from the exons ATGCCACATATCAATTCGGCCCCGCGGCTCCGCGACCGTCGACGGCCGACGAGCGCCACCAG AATGACGCCTCCGCCGCCGTCCATCATCGGAAATGCTGCCTCCGACAAGCCATCCTCAGGATCCCACCATTCCCGAACTGATCTGCAAGTCCTACCGCACACACGGGAAGGGGGTGTGGCGGTGGCGGACATGGCCATTGGCGACCTCCACATTCTCTCGCGTCCGCTCCCGTTTAAGGCCCAGTTCGTCCCCAAGGCGCTCCGCTTCCACCGCAACCTCGCCGCCACCGGGAAGGCCCATTTTGAGACGCAGCGCAAACCGTCGTCGGTGGATCCCTTCCCCATTGCGCCAATGAGACAGTGA
- the LOC123181958 gene encoding probable aspartic proteinase GIP2, with product MARSSRLVASTATALFFLFLSAACSCRAAGDSPSAVVLPVRKDSATGQYLTGFRQRTPQVPVTAVLDLGGGTLWVDCDAGYVSSSYARVPCASKLCRLAKTGACATSCVGKPSPGCLNDTCGGFPENTVTRVSTGGNLITDVLSVPTTFRPAPGPLATAPAFLFTCGATFLTEGLAAGATGMASLSRARFALPTQLAAAFRFSRKFALCLTSTSAAGVVVFGDAPYAFQPGVDLSKSLLYTPLLVNNVSTAGVSGEKDKSSEYFIGVTAIKVNGRAVPLNASLLTIDRQGGGGTKLSTVAPYTVLETSIHKAVTDAFAAETAMIPRVRAVAPFKLCYDGSKVGSTRVGPAVPTVELVLQSEAASWVVFGANSMVAAKGGALCLGVVDGGAAPRTSVVVGGHMMEDNLLEFDLQRSRLGFSSSLLFRQTTCNNFRLG from the coding sequence ATGGCGCGTTCCTCTCGTCTCGTCGCCTCCACCGCCacggctctcttcttcctcttcctgtcGGCGGCGTGCTCGTGCCGCGCGGCCGGCGACAGCCCGAGCGCCGTGGTGCTGCCGGTGAGGAAGGACAGCGCGACAGGGCAATACCTGACCGGCTTCCGGCAGCGCACGCCCCAGGTGCCGGTGACGGCCGTGCTCGACCTCGGTGGCGGCACGCTCTGGGTGGACTGCGACGCCGGGTACGTGTCCTCGTCCTACGCGCGCGTGCCGTGCGCGTCCAAGCTCTGCCGCCTCGCCAAGACGGGGGCCTGCGCCACCAGCTGCGTCGGCAAGCCGTCCCCGGGGTGCCTGAACGACACCTGCGGCGGGTTCCCGGAGAACACCGTCACGCGCGTCAGCACCGGCGGCAACCTCATCACCGACGTGCTGTCGGTGCCCACCACCTTCCGCCCGGCGCCGGGGCCGCTCGCCACCGCGCCGGCGTTTCTGTTCACTTGCGGAGCCACGTTCCTGACCGAGGgcctcgccgccggcgccaccgGCATGGCGTCGCTCAGCCGCGCCCGCTTCGCGCTCCCTACGCAGCTCGCCGCCGCCTTCCGCTTCTCCCGCAAGTTCGCGCTCTGCCTCACGTCGACCTCGGCGGCCGGGGTCGTCGTCTTCGGCGACGCGCCCTACGCGTTCCAGCCCGGGGTGGACCTCTCGAAGTCGCTCCTGTACACCCCGCTGCTCGTCAACAACGTGAGTACCGCCGGCGTCTCCGGCGAGAAGGACAAGTCGAGCGAGTACTTCATCGGCGTGACGGCCATCAAGGTGAACGGGCGCGCCGTGCCGCTGAACGCCTCGCTGCTGACCATCGacaggcagggcggcggcggcaccAAGCTCAGCACGGTGGCGCCCTACACCGTGCTGGAGACCTCCATCCACAAGGCGGTCACGGACGCGTTCGCGGCGGAGACGGCCATGATCCCCCGCGTGCGGGCCGTGGCGCCGTTCAAGCTCTGCTACGACGGGAGCAAGGTGGGGAGCACGCGCGTGGGCCCGGCCGTGCCGACGGTGGAGCTGGTGCTGCAGAGCGAGGCCGCGTCGTGGGTGGTGTTCGGGGCCAACTCGATGGTGGCCGCCAAGGGCGGCGCGCTCTGCCTCGGCGTGGTGGACGGCGGCGCGGCCCCGCGGACGTCGGTGGTGGTCGGGGGCCACATGATGGAGGACAACCTGCTGGAGTTCGATCTGCAGCGGTCGCGGCTCGGGTTCAGCTCCTCCCTGCTCTTCCGGCAGACCACCTGCAACAACTTCCGCCTTGGGTAG
- the LOC123181959 gene encoding uncharacterized protein, which produces MFASICRRRLALRIHQIAGGGGGTNLLEFIPGTIPLAHCYTSPAVAEVPSSEPCPDTVSYLISCGLSPAAAGAATTAQHLRIRSTDKADAVRALLKIYGFTDADIVRTLRSAPVILVADPERILRPKLDFFASLGFETHKLATEPLLLARSLDKHLVPAIQFLRGIIGSDDDLRRAFHRVPRGLAVDLDNNMRPAVEALRRGGLTEADISKLLVIRLGVLLSSPDRISEIFEELKAMGMSVLDPRFLYCFRAMSGVKRDSWLRKMAFYQSFGLSEGELLQAFKTQPTIFLFTDESIKKKVRFLLDELKLGISDVIARPVVLGYSLEKCILPRCAVLTVLMREGRIRRDIKLLQALLGSSRNFETRYVLRHADDVPDVVKAYQGKIKFEGFK; this is translated from the coding sequence ATGTTCGCCTCCATCTGCCGGCGGCGGCTCGCCCTCCGAATCCATCAaatcgctggcggcggcggcggcacaaaCCTCCTCGAATTCATCCCTGGCACCATTCCTCTCGCCCACTGCTACACCTCGCCCGCCGTCGCCGAAGTCCCGAGCTCGGAGCCCTGCCCCGACACCGTTTCCTACCTCATCTCGTGCGGCCTCTCCCCCGCCGCCGCTGGCGCGGCCACCACCGCTCAACACCTCCGCATCCGCTCCACCGACAAGGCCGACGCTGTGCGCGCCCTCCTCAAGATCTACGGTTTCACCGACGCGGACATCGTCCGGACCTTGCGCAGCGCCCCGGTTATCCTCGTCGCTGACCCCGAGCGGATCCTCCGCCCCAAGCTCGACTTTTTCGCCTCCCTAGGCTTCGAGACCCACAAGCTCGCAACTGAGCCTTTGCTGCTCGCACGCAGCCTCGACAAGCACCTCGTCCCCGCCATCCAGTTCCTCCGCGGGATCATCGGCAGCGACGACGACCTCCGCCGCGCTTTTCACCGCGTCCCCCGCGGCCTTGCTGTGGACCTCGATAACAACATGCGCCCCGCCGTGGAAGCTCTCCGCCGCGGCGGCCTCACAGAGGCCGACATTTCGAAGCTACTCGTCATCCGGTTGGGCGTGCTCTTGTCGTCACCGGATCGCATCAGCGAAATCTTTGAGGAACTCAAGGCGATGGGCATGTCCGTCTTGGACCCACGCTTCCTCTACTGCTTCCGTGCGATGTCCGGTGTTAAGAGGGACTCATGGCTGCGGAAAATGGCATTTTACCAGAGCTTCGGGCTGTCAGAGGGTGAGTTGCTGCAGGCCTTCAAGACGCAGCCCACCATTTTCCTTTTCACCGATGAGAGCATAAAAAAGAAGGTCCGATTCCTGCTGGACGAGCTGAAGCTTGGAATAAGTGATGTAATTGCGCGGCCTGTAGTTCTAGGCTATAGCTTGGAGAAGTGCATCCTGCCGAGGTGCGCCGTGCTGACTGTGTTGATGAGGGAGGGGAGGATTCGGAGAGATATCAAATTGCTTCAGGCATTGCTTGGCAGTTCCAGGAATTTCGAGACCAGGTATGTGTTGAGGCATGCTGATGATGTGCCAGATGTTGTTAAGGCATATCAGGGTAAGATCAAATTTGAAGGATTCAAATAG